One region of Quercus lobata isolate SW786 chromosome 2, ValleyOak3.0 Primary Assembly, whole genome shotgun sequence genomic DNA includes:
- the LOC115976100 gene encoding nucleosome assembly protein 1;2 — translation MSNDKDNFNMSDLNAALNLEDRADLVNALKNKIQSLAGQHSDVLENLTPKVRKRVEFLKEIQSQHDELETKFFEERAALEAKYQKLYQPLYTKRYEIVNGVVEAEGVADEAKTEEEEDKAAEEKGVPEFWLTAMKNNEVLADEISERDEGALKHLKDIKWTRIDNPKGFKLEFFFETNTYFKNAVLTKTYHMIDEDEPILEKAIGTEIEWYPGKCLTQKLLKKKPKKGSKNAKPITKTESCESFFNFFNPPQVPEDDEDIDEDAAEELQNQMEQDYDIGSTIRDKIIPHAVSWFTGEAIQEDEFGDIEDDDEEDDVEEEDDDEEEDDEEEEDDDDDEEDEEESKPKKKSSAGHKKSGRTQAADGQTGERPPECKQQ, via the exons ATGAGCAACGACAAGGACAACTTCAACATGTCCGATCTCAACGCCG CTCTTAACTTGGAGGATCGAGCAGACCTCGTCAATGCTCTTAAG AATAAGATTCAGTCTCTGGCTGGACAACACTCCGATGTGCTCGAGAATCTTACTCCAAAAGTCAGGAAACGTGTCGAGTTTCTCAAAGAGATCCAG AGCCAACATGATGAATTAGAGACAAAATTTTTCGAGGAGAGAGCAGCTCTTGAAGCCAAATATCAAAAGTTGTATCAACCACTATACACCAAG CGTTATGAGATTGTAAATGGTGTTGTTGAAGCTGAAGGAGTTGCAGATGAAGCAAAAacggaagaagaagaagataaagctGCTGAAG AGAAAGGAGTGCCCGAGTTCTGGCTGACtgcaatgaaaaataatgaGGTGCTAGCTGATGAG ATTTCTGAGCGTGATGAAGGAGCTCTGAAACATCTCAAAGATATTAAGTGGACTAGGATAGATAATCCAAAGGGGTTCAAGCTTGAGTTCTTTTTTGAGACCAATACTTATTTCAAGAACGCTGTCTTGACAAAGACATATCACATGATTGATGAAGATGAACCTATTCTAGAGAAAGCAATTGG GACTGAAATTGAATGGTATCCAGGAAAATGCTTGACACAGAAGCTTCTTAAGAAGAAGCCTAAGAAGGGATCAAAGAATGCCAAGCCAATTACTAAAACTGAAAGTTGTGAAAGCTTCTTCAACTTTTTCAATCCACCTCAAGTCCCTGAGGATGATGAAGATATCGATGAAGATGCT GCTGAGGAGCTCCAAAATCAAATGGAACAAGATTATGATATTGG GTCAACTATTAGAGATAAGATCATCCCCCATGCTGTGTCATGGTTTACCGGGGAGGCTATTCAGGAAGACGAGTTTGGAGACATagaggatgatgatgaagaagatgatgttgaagaggaggatgatgatgaagaggaggatgatgaagaagaagaagatgacgacgacgatgaagaagatgaagaggaaTCCAAGCCTAAAAAGAAG TCATCAGCCGGACACAAG AAGAGTGGAAGAACACAAGCTGCAGATGGTCAGACGGGTGAGCGGCCTCCAGAATGCAAGCAACAGTAA
- the LOC115976101 gene encoding DNA repair protein recA homolog 3, mitochondrial isoform X1, with translation MARLLRNASILKRSLFSPEGLRKGILGTSAQFCEFSTKGKKKSKFDGSESSDDSMSKKDLALQQALDQITSSFGKESIMWLGPSVNTRHVPVVSTGSFALDMALGTSGLPKGRVVEIYGPEASGKTTLALHVIAEAQKQGGYCVFVDAEHALDPALAEAIGVKTEKLLLSQPDCGEQALSLVDTLIRSGSVDVIVVDSVSKVAALVPKGELDGEMGDAHMAMQARLMSQALRKLSHSLSLSQTILIFINQVRSKLSTFGGFGGPTEVTCGGNALKFYASVRINIRRTGFVKKGEETVGSQVLVKIVKNKLAPPFKTAQFELEFGKGISRETEIIDLAVKHKFLSKAGAFYYYNDQKFHGKDVLKKFLAENESVREELTVKLKEKLLRAETQKEPETETVDGNLTEEVVSPDSTDEEGVTAVEA, from the exons ATGGCGAGGCTTCTTCGGAACGCTTCCATTCTAAAGCGCTCTCTCTTCTCACCAGAG GGCTTGAGGAAAGGGATATTAGGGACATCTGCTCAGTTCTGCGAATTTTCGACTAAAG GTAAAAAGAAGTCTAAGTTTGATGGAAGTGAGTCCAGTGATGATAGCATGTCCAAGAAAGATTTGGCTCTACAACAAGCCCTGGATCAGATTACATCCTCATTTGGAAAGGAATCTATTATGTGGCTTGGTCCATCCGTCAATACAAGGCATGTCCCGGTGGTGTCCACAGGTTCTTTTGCTCTGGATATGGCTCTGGGAACTAGTGGACTTCCTAAG GGACGTGTTGTGGAGATTTATGGTCCAGAGGCTTCTGGGAAAACCACTCTTGCTCTACATGTAATTGCTGAAGCACAAAAGCAAGGAG GTTACTGTGTGTTTGTTGATGCGGAACATGCCCTGGATCCTGCACTGGCTGAGGCTATTGGGGTAAAAACTGAGAAACTACTTCTCTCGCAACCAGATTGTGGTGAACAAGCTCTCAGTCTTGTGGACACCCTAATCCGAAGTGGTTCAGTTGATGTTATTGTTGTTGATAGTGTAAGTAAG GTAGCAGCCCTTGTTCCCAAAGGGGAACTTGATGGTGAGATGGGTGACGCTCACATGGCAATGCAGGCTAGATTGATGAGCCAGGCTCTTCGCAAGTTGAGCCACTCTTTATCACTATCACAGACTATATTGATATTTATAAATCAG GTAAGATCGAAGCTTTCTACTTTTGGAGGATTTGGTGGGCCCACTGAAGTTACATGTGGTGGTAATGCCTTGAAATTTTATGCTTCAGTGCGCATTAATATTAGGAGAACAGGGTTTGTCAAGAAGGGTGAAGAG ACTGTAGGAAGTCAAGTTCTTGTGAAGATTGTGAAGAACAAGCTTGCTCCTCCATTTAAAACTGCCCAATTTGAGCTTGAGTTTGGAAAGGGTATAAGCCGGGAAACAGAGATCATAGACTTAGCAGTTAAACATAAATTTCTCTCTAAGGCTGGTGCATTTTACTATTATAATGATCAGAAATTCCATGGCAAGGATGTGTTGAAGAAGTTTTTGGCTGAGAATGAAAGTGTAAGAGAAGAACTTACAGTAAAGCTCAAGGAGAAGCTACTTCGTGCTGAGACACAAAAAGAACCAGAAACAGAGACTGTGGATGGAAATCTTACAGAAGAAGTTGTTTCACCTGATTCTACCGATGAGGAAGGAGTCACTGCCGTTGAAGCCTAA
- the LOC115976101 gene encoding DNA repair protein recA homolog 3, mitochondrial isoform X2 encodes MARLLRNASILKRSLFSPEGLRKGILGTSAQFCEFSTKGKKKSKFDGSESSDDSMSKKDLALQQALDQITSSFGKESIMWLGPSVNTRHVPVVSTGSFALDMALGTSGLPKGRVVEIYGPEASGKTTLALHVIAEAQKQGGYCVFVDAEHALDPALAEAIGVKTEKLLLSQPDCGEQALSLVDTLIRSGSVDVIVVDSVAALVPKGELDGEMGDAHMAMQARLMSQALRKLSHSLSLSQTILIFINQVRSKLSTFGGFGGPTEVTCGGNALKFYASVRINIRRTGFVKKGEETVGSQVLVKIVKNKLAPPFKTAQFELEFGKGISRETEIIDLAVKHKFLSKAGAFYYYNDQKFHGKDVLKKFLAENESVREELTVKLKEKLLRAETQKEPETETVDGNLTEEVVSPDSTDEEGVTAVEA; translated from the exons ATGGCGAGGCTTCTTCGGAACGCTTCCATTCTAAAGCGCTCTCTCTTCTCACCAGAG GGCTTGAGGAAAGGGATATTAGGGACATCTGCTCAGTTCTGCGAATTTTCGACTAAAG GTAAAAAGAAGTCTAAGTTTGATGGAAGTGAGTCCAGTGATGATAGCATGTCCAAGAAAGATTTGGCTCTACAACAAGCCCTGGATCAGATTACATCCTCATTTGGAAAGGAATCTATTATGTGGCTTGGTCCATCCGTCAATACAAGGCATGTCCCGGTGGTGTCCACAGGTTCTTTTGCTCTGGATATGGCTCTGGGAACTAGTGGACTTCCTAAG GGACGTGTTGTGGAGATTTATGGTCCAGAGGCTTCTGGGAAAACCACTCTTGCTCTACATGTAATTGCTGAAGCACAAAAGCAAGGAG GTTACTGTGTGTTTGTTGATGCGGAACATGCCCTGGATCCTGCACTGGCTGAGGCTATTGGGGTAAAAACTGAGAAACTACTTCTCTCGCAACCAGATTGTGGTGAACAAGCTCTCAGTCTTGTGGACACCCTAATCCGAAGTGGTTCAGTTGATGTTATTGTTGTTGATAGT GTAGCAGCCCTTGTTCCCAAAGGGGAACTTGATGGTGAGATGGGTGACGCTCACATGGCAATGCAGGCTAGATTGATGAGCCAGGCTCTTCGCAAGTTGAGCCACTCTTTATCACTATCACAGACTATATTGATATTTATAAATCAG GTAAGATCGAAGCTTTCTACTTTTGGAGGATTTGGTGGGCCCACTGAAGTTACATGTGGTGGTAATGCCTTGAAATTTTATGCTTCAGTGCGCATTAATATTAGGAGAACAGGGTTTGTCAAGAAGGGTGAAGAG ACTGTAGGAAGTCAAGTTCTTGTGAAGATTGTGAAGAACAAGCTTGCTCCTCCATTTAAAACTGCCCAATTTGAGCTTGAGTTTGGAAAGGGTATAAGCCGGGAAACAGAGATCATAGACTTAGCAGTTAAACATAAATTTCTCTCTAAGGCTGGTGCATTTTACTATTATAATGATCAGAAATTCCATGGCAAGGATGTGTTGAAGAAGTTTTTGGCTGAGAATGAAAGTGTAAGAGAAGAACTTACAGTAAAGCTCAAGGAGAAGCTACTTCGTGCTGAGACACAAAAAGAACCAGAAACAGAGACTGTGGATGGAAATCTTACAGAAGAAGTTGTTTCACCTGATTCTACCGATGAGGAAGGAGTCACTGCCGTTGAAGCCTAA